A genome region from Deinococcus depolymerans includes the following:
- the ileS gene encoding isoleucine--tRNA ligase — MTDKQTLFTPVQGNPNFPALEQGILDFWKRERVFERSLEQTRGGPVFTFFEGPPTANGQPGVHHVQARSFKDLFPRFRTMQGFHVPRKAGWDTHGLPVELGVEKKLGLNSKREVEAYGIDKFNAECRASVFEYEAEWRKFTERMGYWVDLDDAYMTLHKDYIESIWWSVKNLSEKGLLYKGFRVAPYCPKDGTTLSNAEVSEGYKDIQDPSVYVPFRLTDPASLGLEDGAAFLVWTTTPWTLPYNVGVAIHPDFEYVAARDRDGNVLILAASLKTEVLGEDAEVVRTFKGSELERVAYQPLFTEAYEAEGEGKPVWMSGLDTYVSDSDGTGIVHTAPAFGEDDMRLARNYGFPVIVGVDGEGKHRFGPWQGVFFRDANTEIVRDLRARGLMWKEKNFLHAYPHCWRCGTPLMYYATESWYLNNTRLKERLIELNQTIDWHPPHIKNGRYGGWLENLIDWNLSRSRYWGTPLPVWEAEDGEYRVIGSYAELAELSGRPELTGPDFDPHRPFVDDITFEDGGKTFRRVPYVMDVWYDSGSMPFAQHHYPFENREKFENGGFPADFIAEAIDQTRGWFNSLHQIGTMVFDSVAYKSVICSGHILDEKGAKMSKSKGNVVNPWDVFEQYGADAARWYMYVSAPPELSRRFGMNLVGEAFRSYFLTLWNTYSFFVLYANLDQPDLKAAAPAGERPEVDRWLLAKVQALIATVTTALENYDPTGASRALQDFVTEDLSNWYVRRNRRRFWAGDDGADNDAYATLHYALVTVTQLTAPFTPFLAETLYGNLVRSLVPDAPDSVHLTPWPKVDEALAAPTLVGEMDAVLRVVSLGRAVRGQTGMRQRQPLPKVMVRARTADQTQALGRFAEQLKEELNVKEVELIDQYAELVSYVLRPNLPVLGKKFGKAVPQVRAALAAADASEVARAVRDGKQFEVVAPTGERFELGPDEVLVDAQSPEGFAAQEEAGYLVAFDTTLTRELELEGLARDLVRGVQDARKKAGFEVQDRIALHLDLQGDAREAAEAWQEYLMSETLAETLVFGAAGGFEADVEGGKAYLERLATTSHN; from the coding sequence ATGACCGACAAGCAGACCCTCTTCACGCCCGTGCAGGGCAACCCGAACTTCCCCGCGCTGGAGCAGGGCATCCTCGACTTCTGGAAGCGCGAACGCGTGTTCGAACGCTCGCTGGAGCAGACGCGGGGCGGCCCCGTGTTCACGTTCTTCGAGGGCCCGCCCACCGCGAACGGGCAGCCCGGCGTGCACCACGTCCAGGCCCGCTCGTTCAAGGACCTCTTCCCGCGCTTCCGGACCATGCAGGGCTTCCACGTGCCGCGCAAGGCCGGCTGGGACACGCACGGCCTGCCGGTCGAGCTGGGCGTCGAGAAGAAACTCGGCCTGAACAGTAAACGTGAGGTCGAGGCGTACGGCATCGACAAGTTCAACGCCGAGTGCCGCGCCAGCGTGTTCGAGTACGAGGCCGAGTGGCGCAAATTCACCGAGCGCATGGGCTACTGGGTGGACCTGGACGACGCGTACATGACGCTGCACAAGGACTACATCGAGAGCATCTGGTGGAGCGTCAAGAACCTCAGTGAGAAGGGCCTGCTGTACAAGGGCTTCCGCGTCGCGCCGTACTGCCCGAAGGACGGCACGACCCTGAGCAACGCCGAGGTCAGCGAGGGCTACAAGGACATCCAGGATCCCAGCGTGTATGTGCCGTTCCGCCTGACCGACCCGGCCAGCCTGGGCCTGGAGGACGGCGCGGCGTTCCTGGTGTGGACGACCACGCCCTGGACGCTGCCGTACAACGTGGGCGTCGCCATCCACCCGGACTTCGAGTACGTGGCCGCGCGCGACAGGGACGGCAACGTGCTGATCCTGGCCGCCAGCCTGAAGACCGAGGTGCTGGGCGAGGACGCCGAGGTCGTCAGGACCTTCAAGGGCAGCGAACTGGAACGCGTGGCGTACCAGCCCCTCTTCACGGAAGCCTACGAGGCCGAGGGTGAGGGCAAGCCCGTGTGGATGTCAGGTCTGGACACCTACGTGTCCGACAGTGACGGCACCGGCATCGTGCACACCGCGCCCGCGTTCGGTGAGGACGACATGCGTCTGGCCCGCAACTACGGCTTCCCGGTGATCGTGGGCGTGGACGGCGAGGGCAAGCACCGCTTCGGGCCGTGGCAGGGCGTGTTCTTCCGCGACGCGAACACCGAGATCGTCCGTGACCTGCGCGCACGCGGCCTGATGTGGAAGGAAAAGAACTTCCTGCACGCCTACCCGCACTGCTGGCGCTGCGGCACCCCGCTGATGTACTACGCCACCGAGAGCTGGTACCTGAACAACACCCGCCTCAAGGAGCGCCTGATCGAACTGAACCAGACGATCGACTGGCACCCGCCGCACATCAAGAACGGCCGCTACGGCGGGTGGCTGGAGAACCTGATCGACTGGAACCTGTCCCGCAGCCGCTACTGGGGCACGCCGCTGCCCGTGTGGGAGGCCGAGGACGGCGAGTACCGCGTGATCGGCAGCTACGCCGAACTGGCCGAACTGAGCGGCCGCCCCGAACTGACGGGCCCGGACTTCGACCCGCACCGGCCCTTTGTGGACGACATCACCTTCGAGGACGGCGGGAAGACCTTCCGGCGCGTGCCGTACGTGATGGACGTCTGGTACGACAGCGGTTCCATGCCGTTCGCGCAGCACCACTATCCCTTCGAGAACAGGGAGAAGTTCGAGAACGGGGGCTTCCCGGCCGACTTCATCGCGGAGGCCATCGACCAGACGCGCGGCTGGTTCAACAGCCTGCACCAGATCGGCACGATGGTGTTCGACTCCGTGGCGTACAAGAGCGTCATCTGCTCCGGGCACATCCTGGACGAGAAGGGCGCGAAGATGAGCAAGAGCAAGGGGAACGTCGTGAACCCCTGGGACGTGTTCGAGCAGTACGGCGCGGACGCCGCCCGCTGGTACATGTACGTCAGCGCGCCGCCCGAACTGAGCCGCCGCTTCGGCATGAACCTCGTCGGCGAGGCGTTCCGCAGCTACTTCCTGACGCTGTGGAACACCTACTCGTTCTTCGTGCTGTACGCGAACCTCGACCAGCCGGACCTGAAGGCCGCCGCGCCCGCGGGGGAGCGCCCCGAGGTGGACCGCTGGCTGCTCGCCAAGGTGCAGGCCCTGATCGCCACGGTCACGACCGCCCTGGAGAACTACGACCCGACCGGGGCCAGCCGCGCCCTGCAGGACTTCGTGACCGAGGACCTGAGCAACTGGTACGTGCGCCGCAACCGCCGCCGCTTCTGGGCCGGGGACGACGGCGCGGACAATGACGCGTACGCCACGCTGCACTACGCGCTCGTGACCGTCACGCAGCTCACCGCGCCGTTCACGCCGTTCCTCGCCGAGACGCTGTACGGGAACCTCGTGCGCTCGCTGGTCCCGGACGCGCCCGACAGCGTGCACCTCACCCCCTGGCCGAAGGTGGACGAGGCGCTGGCCGCGCCGACCCTGGTGGGCGAGATGGACGCCGTGCTGCGCGTCGTCAGCCTGGGCCGCGCCGTCCGCGGACAGACCGGCATGCGTCAGCGTCAGCCGCTCCCGAAGGTCATGGTCCGCGCCCGCACCGCCGACCAGACCCAGGCGCTGGGCCGCTTCGCCGAGCAGCTCAAGGAGGAACTGAACGTCAAGGAGGTCGAACTGATCGACCAGTACGCGGAACTCGTCAGCTACGTGCTGCGCCCCAACCTCCCGGTGCTGGGCAAGAAGTTCGGGAAGGCCGTCCCGCAGGTGCGCGCCGCGCTGGCCGCCGCCGACGCCAGCGAGGTCGCCCGCGCGGTGCGCGACGGCAAGCAGTTCGAGGTCGTGGCACCGACCGGTGAACGCTTCGAACTCGGGCCGGACGAGGTCCTCGTGGACGCCCAGTCCCCCGAAGGCTTCGCCGCGCAGGAGGAAGCCGGGTACCTCGTCGCGTTCGACACCACCCTCACCCGCGAACTGGAACTCGAGGGTCTCGCCCGCGACCTCGTGCGCGGCGTGCAGGACGCCCGCAAGAAGGCCGGCTTCGAGGTGCAGGACCGCATCGCCCTCCACCTCGACCTGCAGGGCGACGCCCGCGAGGCCGCCGAGGCGTGGCAGGAATACCTGATGAGCGAGACGCTCGCCGAGACGCTGGTCTTCGGCGCGGCCGGCGGCTTCGAGGCGGACGTGGAAGGCGGGAAGGCGTACCTGGAACGCCTGGCGACCACCAGTCACAACTGA
- a CDS encoding DHCW motif cupin fold protein, translated as MHLSDIPFGVTTWADVPATEHPGERGVAVWRTQQFGTGPGGPVRVRMVEYSPGYLADHWCEKGHVLLVLAGQLDTELVDGRTFTLRPGESYQVADHAEAHRSSTAVGATLFIVD; from the coding sequence ATGCACCTGAGCGACATTCCCTTCGGGGTGACCACCTGGGCCGACGTGCCCGCCACCGAACACCCCGGCGAGCGCGGCGTGGCCGTGTGGCGCACGCAGCAGTTCGGCACCGGGCCGGGTGGACCCGTGCGCGTGCGGATGGTCGAATACTCCCCCGGGTATCTGGCCGACCACTGGTGCGAGAAGGGCCACGTCCTGCTCGTGCTGGCCGGGCAGCTGGACACCGAACTGGTCGACGGGCGCACCTTCACCCTGCGGCCCGGCGAGTCGTACCAGGTGGCCGACCACGCCGAAGCGCACCGGTCGAGTACCGCCGTGGGGGCCACGCTGTTCATCGTCGACTAG
- the rho gene encoding transcription termination factor Rho: protein MTDPTLHSLPFHELQQKILPELHLIAAGYGIENYRKLKKDALALAIMEHQADAEGQLLARGFLEISADGYGFLQADLLDPNSRTVLITAGLIKQFHLRTGDEIIGRARKPRENERFGSLVQVEAVNGLDPETARRRPRFDDLTPTFPDAQLVLEDPTMDDGLSLRVVDLLVPIGRGQRALIVAPPKAGKTSLLKKIANSIVKNYPDVTVMVLLVDERPEEVTDFRESVQGAQVIASTFDEPPQHHVRVAEFVHERARRIVEEGGHVVILLDSITRLARANNLVTPPTGRTLSGGLDSNALHWPKRFLGAARNIREGGSLTILATALVETGSRMDDVIFEEFKGTGNAELVLSRRLEERRIFPALDILKSGTRREELLLQPEVLRKMWLLRKVISDMDPADAMEMLLSRMGKTRNNVEFLQGLAGG from the coding sequence GTGACGGACCCCACCCTGCACAGCCTGCCGTTCCATGAACTGCAGCAGAAGATCCTGCCCGAACTGCACCTGATCGCGGCCGGGTACGGCATCGAGAACTACCGCAAACTGAAGAAAGACGCCCTGGCGCTCGCCATCATGGAGCACCAGGCGGACGCCGAGGGGCAGCTGCTGGCGCGCGGATTCCTGGAGATCAGCGCCGACGGGTACGGCTTCTTGCAGGCCGACCTGCTCGACCCGAACAGCCGCACGGTGCTGATCACCGCCGGCCTGATCAAGCAGTTCCACCTGCGGACCGGTGACGAGATCATCGGCCGGGCCCGCAAACCCCGCGAGAACGAACGCTTCGGGTCGCTCGTGCAGGTGGAGGCCGTGAACGGACTCGATCCGGAAACGGCGCGCCGCCGCCCGCGCTTCGACGACCTGACCCCCACCTTCCCGGACGCGCAACTGGTCCTGGAAGACCCCACCATGGACGACGGCCTGAGCCTGCGCGTCGTGGACCTGCTCGTTCCCATCGGGCGGGGTCAGCGCGCCCTGATCGTCGCGCCGCCCAAGGCCGGGAAGACCAGCCTGCTGAAGAAGATCGCGAACTCCATCGTGAAGAACTACCCGGACGTGACCGTCATGGTCCTGCTCGTCGACGAGCGCCCGGAGGAGGTCACGGACTTCCGCGAGAGCGTGCAGGGCGCGCAGGTCATCGCCAGTACCTTCGACGAGCCGCCCCAGCATCACGTGCGCGTCGCGGAGTTCGTGCACGAACGCGCCCGCCGCATCGTGGAGGAAGGCGGTCATGTGGTGATCCTGCTGGACTCGATCACCCGACTCGCCCGCGCGAACAACCTCGTGACCCCACCCACCGGCCGCACGCTCTCGGGCGGTCTGGACAGCAACGCGCTGCACTGGCCCAAACGCTTCCTGGGTGCGGCCCGCAACATCCGCGAGGGCGGCAGCCTGACCATCCTGGCCACCGCGCTCGTCGAGACCGGCAGCCGCATGGACGACGTGATCTTCGAGGAATTCAAGGGCACCGGCAACGCGGAACTCGTGCTGTCGCGCCGCCTCGAGGAGCGCCGCATCTTCCCGGCGCTGGACATCCTGAAGTCCGGCACGCGCCGCGAGGAACTGCTGCTGCAACCCGAGGTGCTGCGCAAGATGTGGCTGCTGCGCAAGGTGATCAGCGATATGGACCCGGCCGACGCCATGGAAATGCTGCTGTCGCGCATGGGTAAAACCCGGAACAACGTCGAATTCCTTCAGGGGCTCGCTGGCGGTTGA
- a CDS encoding peptidoglycan DD-metalloendopeptidase family protein, with translation MSFPFPRGLTFRAAVTAALLLAAQAGAQQATPLEQLTAPLQPNLQAPADLVLDRVPGRVLEVVTDGRTSPGDVARRYGVTPGAVRVLERRDGLRLLQLSLPAREAAARPQRPASVRTYVVRAGDTMGRVARRFGLTLVDLLSVNLDRTSLDDLPVGSTLNVPTGQPGLLVRIKPGQSALSLIAGYGADLVETARANDVLPTQLQVGDELLLPGIRAESFVEVLAQRREAERQARLAQQRQLKYERFLAWKKQKERERLEAKYEAQARYEKFLAWKNSPERRAQVEAYERQAQFEAAQAAARARQTASAQRTSIRAASASDGGRSGLAWPMRSYRLTSRFAERDIAFHQQVFHGGIDLAAPYGTPIYSASAGTVTQSGYGAFGLNVWTTGGNSTLIYGHMSRAAVSVGQRVEQGQLLGYVGCTGVCTGPHLHFEVRIGGEPVDPLGLLP, from the coding sequence TTGTCCTTTCCCTTTCCCCGCGGCCTGACCTTCCGGGCTGCCGTCACTGCCGCGCTGCTGCTGGCCGCTCAGGCCGGCGCGCAGCAGGCCACTCCCCTCGAACAGCTCACCGCGCCGCTGCAACCCAACCTGCAGGCCCCGGCGGACCTGGTGCTCGACCGCGTGCCGGGCCGCGTGCTGGAGGTCGTCACGGACGGCCGCACCTCGCCGGGTGACGTGGCCCGCCGTTACGGCGTCACGCCGGGCGCCGTGCGCGTCCTGGAACGACGGGACGGACTGCGGCTGCTGCAGCTGTCCCTGCCGGCCCGCGAGGCCGCCGCGCGGCCCCAGCGGCCCGCGTCGGTCCGCACGTACGTCGTGCGTGCCGGTGACACCATGGGGCGCGTCGCGCGCCGGTTCGGGCTGACGCTGGTGGACCTGCTGAGCGTGAACCTGGACCGCACCAGCCTCGACGACCTGCCGGTGGGGTCCACCCTGAACGTGCCCACGGGCCAGCCGGGGCTGCTGGTGCGCATCAAGCCCGGTCAGTCGGCGCTGTCGCTGATCGCCGGGTACGGCGCGGACCTCGTGGAGACCGCCCGCGCCAATGACGTGCTGCCCACGCAGCTGCAGGTCGGTGACGAGCTGCTGCTGCCGGGCATCCGCGCCGAGAGCTTCGTGGAGGTCCTCGCGCAGCGGCGGGAGGCCGAGCGGCAGGCGCGTCTGGCGCAGCAGCGGCAGCTGAAGTACGAGCGGTTCCTGGCCTGGAAGAAACAGAAGGAACGGGAGCGGCTGGAGGCGAAGTACGAGGCGCAGGCCCGCTACGAGAAGTTCCTGGCCTGGAAGAACAGCCCGGAACGCCGCGCGCAGGTCGAGGCCTACGAGCGGCAGGCGCAGTTCGAGGCGGCGCAGGCGGCTGCCCGGGCGCGTCAGACGGCGTCCGCGCAGCGGACCTCCATCCGGGCGGCCAGCGCCTCGGATGGCGGGCGTTCCGGGCTGGCGTGGCCGATGCGCAGCTACCGCCTGACCAGCCGCTTCGCAGAGCGTGATATCGCGTTCCACCAGCAGGTGTTCCACGGTGGGATCGACCTGGCCGCCCCGTACGGCACGCCGATCTACTCGGCGTCGGCGGGAACGGTCACGCAGAGCGGGTACGGTGCGTTCGGCCTGAACGTCTGGACGACCGGTGGGAACTCCACCCTGATCTACGGGCACATGAGCCGCGCGGCGGTGTCGGTCGGTCAGCGGGTCGAGCAGGGCCAGCTGCTGGGGTACGTGGGCTGCACCGGCGTGTGTACCGGCCCGCACCTGCACTTCGAGGTCCGGATCGGCGGCGAGCCGGTCGATCCGCTGGGGCTGCTGCCGTGA
- a CDS encoding response regulator yields MTYPGARLNLLVVDDEEQILELLDLTLSMQGFQVFPAANGPAALAQLARHPVDVIVMDVLMAPWDGFDTVRRMYDVRGATLPPVVFLSGLARPAVMPELGDGVVSEYVVKPFRPSQLVEVIERVHLRAQGGSG; encoded by the coding sequence GTGACCTATCCCGGGGCGCGCCTGAACCTGCTGGTGGTGGACGACGAGGAGCAGATCCTTGAGCTGCTTGACCTGACGCTGAGCATGCAGGGGTTTCAGGTGTTCCCGGCCGCCAACGGGCCGGCTGCCCTCGCGCAGCTGGCCCGTCATCCGGTGGACGTGATCGTCATGGACGTCCTGATGGCCCCCTGGGACGGGTTTGACACGGTGCGGCGCATGTACGATGTGCGCGGGGCGACCCTGCCGCCCGTGGTGTTCCTTTCCGGGCTGGCGCGTCCGGCGGTCATGCCGGAACTGGGCGACGGGGTGGTCAGCGAGTACGTCGTCAAGCCGTTCCGGCCGTCGCAGCTGGTCGAGGTGATCGAGCGGGTGCACCTGCGGGCGCAGGGCGGGAGCGGCTGA
- the pdxS gene encoding pyridoxal 5'-phosphate synthase lyase subunit PdxS: MSEVTTGTPALKQGFAEMFKGGVIMDVVTAEQARIAEAAGATAVMALERVPADIRKDGGVARMSDPKMIKEIIGAVSIPVMAKVRIGHIVEAQILQALGVDFIDESEVLTPADDQYHILKTDFKVPFVCGAKNLGEALRRVGEGASMIRTKGEAGTGNVIEAVRHARTVLGEIRAIQARPAEELMTVARDLQAPYELVRYVHEHGKLPVVNFAAGGVATPADAALMMHLGLDGVFVGSGIFKSDNPERRARAIVKAVTHYQNPEVLAEISEDLGAPMTGINIDDLIPAERLASRGW; encoded by the coding sequence ATGAGTGAAGTCACGACCGGAACCCCCGCCCTGAAGCAGGGCTTCGCCGAAATGTTCAAGGGCGGCGTCATCATGGACGTCGTCACCGCCGAGCAGGCGCGCATCGCCGAAGCGGCCGGCGCGACCGCCGTGATGGCCCTCGAGCGCGTACCCGCCGACATCCGCAAGGACGGCGGCGTGGCCCGCATGAGCGACCCCAAGATGATCAAGGAGATCATCGGCGCCGTCAGCATCCCGGTGATGGCCAAGGTCCGCATCGGCCACATCGTGGAGGCGCAGATCCTGCAGGCGCTCGGCGTGGACTTCATCGACGAGTCCGAGGTCCTGACCCCCGCCGACGATCAGTACCACATCCTGAAAACTGACTTCAAGGTCCCGTTCGTGTGCGGCGCCAAGAACCTCGGCGAGGCGCTGCGCCGCGTCGGTGAGGGTGCCAGCATGATCCGCACCAAGGGCGAGGCCGGCACCGGCAACGTCATCGAGGCCGTCCGTCACGCCCGCACCGTCCTGGGTGAGATCCGCGCCATCCAGGCCCGCCCGGCCGAGGAACTCATGACCGTCGCCCGCGACCTCCAGGCGCCGTACGAACTGGTGCGCTACGTGCACGAGCACGGCAAGCTGCCGGTCGTGAACTTCGCTGCGGGTGGCGTCGCCACGCCCGCCGACGCCGCTCTGATGATGCACCTCGGCCTCGACGGCGTGTTCGTCGGCAGCGGGATCTTCAAGAGTGACAACCCGGAGCGCCGCGCTCGCGCCATCGTGAAGGCCGTCACCCACTACCAGAACCCGGAGGTGCTGGCCGAGATCAGCGAGGACCTGGGCGCGCCCATGACCGGCATCAACATCGACGACCTGATTCCGGCCGAGCGTCTCGCCAGCCGGGGCTGGTAA
- the pdxT gene encoding pyridoxal 5'-phosphate synthase glutaminase subunit PdxT, which produces MRAPRIGVLALQGAFREHRQRLESLGAAVTEVRLGSDLEGLHGLILPGGESTTMARLMTEYALWEPVRAFHAAGGHLWGTCAGAILLSRDVLGAPPQFGRQDSLNLLDVTVQRNAFGRQIDSFTTDLAVRGLEGVFPAVFIRAPAFTRVGGGVEVLAGYRGQAVMVQADRVLASAFHPELTGDTRLHALFVRQCAVVSA; this is translated from the coding sequence GTGCGTGCGCCCCGCATCGGCGTGCTGGCGCTGCAGGGCGCGTTCCGTGAGCACCGCCAGCGCCTGGAAAGCCTGGGCGCGGCTGTCACGGAAGTCCGCCTGGGCAGCGACCTGGAGGGCCTGCACGGCCTGATCCTGCCCGGAGGGGAGAGCACCACCATGGCCCGCCTGATGACCGAGTACGCCCTGTGGGAGCCCGTGCGTGCCTTCCACGCCGCGGGCGGTCACCTGTGGGGGACCTGCGCCGGCGCGATCCTGCTGTCCCGCGACGTGCTGGGTGCGCCCCCGCAGTTCGGGCGTCAGGACAGCCTGAACCTGCTGGACGTGACGGTGCAGCGCAATGCCTTCGGCCGACAGATCGATTCGTTCACGACGGACCTGGCGGTGCGCGGCCTGGAGGGTGTGTTCCCGGCGGTGTTCATCCGCGCGCCGGCCTTCACGCGGGTCGGTGGGGGCGTCGAGGTCCTGGCCGGGTACCGGGGACAGGCGGTGATGGTGCAGGCGGACCGCGTGCTGGCCAGCGCCTTCCATCCCGAACTGACCGGGGATACCCGGCTGCACGCCCTGTTCGTGCGGCAGTGTGCGGTGGTGTCGGCCTGA
- a CDS encoding alpha/beta fold hydrolase — protein sequence MSSSTFKQGDRYLHVTASGEGPPVVLVHGLSGSRGWWRYNIPALRPSHRVYSLELSGYGYARRQRSLGVRDMAGLITAWMDAEQLQDVTLVGHSMGGHICMHVAAMAPGRVRNLVLVCASGLLRAQSYRTALHLPRAALIGRKGFLGRVLTDAVRAGPRNLWRNAVDLLSDSVQDSLPRIRARTLIIWGERDVLVPLTLGQLLHASIPHSRLEVISRAGHIVMVDAPRRFNALLLEFMAATPDGTARG from the coding sequence GTGAGTTCCAGTACTTTCAAGCAGGGCGACCGATACCTGCATGTGACCGCCAGCGGCGAGGGCCCGCCTGTGGTCCTCGTCCACGGCCTGAGCGGCTCGCGTGGCTGGTGGCGTTACAACATCCCGGCGTTACGGCCTTCGCACCGGGTGTACAGTCTCGAACTCAGCGGGTACGGGTACGCGCGACGGCAACGTTCGCTGGGCGTGCGGGACATGGCGGGCCTGATCACCGCATGGATGGACGCCGAACAGCTGCAGGACGTCACGCTCGTCGGCCACTCCATGGGCGGACACATCTGCATGCACGTGGCGGCCATGGCCCCCGGGCGCGTCCGGAACCTGGTCCTGGTGTGCGCGAGCGGACTGCTGCGCGCGCAGTCCTACCGGACAGCCCTGCACCTGCCGCGCGCCGCCCTGATCGGCCGGAAGGGCTTCCTGGGCCGGGTCCTCACGGACGCCGTGCGCGCCGGCCCGCGTAACCTGTGGCGGAACGCCGTGGATCTGCTGAGTGACTCCGTGCAGGACAGCCTTCCCCGCATCCGGGCGCGGACCCTGATCATCTGGGGTGAGCGGGACGTGCTCGTGCCACTCACGCTGGGGCAACTGCTGCATGCGTCGATTCCGCACTCCCGGCTGGAAGTGATCAGCCGGGCCGGCCACATCGTGATGGTGGACGCCCCGCGCCGCTTCAACGCGCTGTTGCTCGAGTTCATGGCGGCCACGCCGGACGGAACCGCCCGTGGGTAG
- a CDS encoding alpha/beta hydrolase — MPPAAAHASYLPVRGLSTHAWIRGQGRPLVIVPGLGCASWMYARLGRELARERRVFVYDPPGHGFSEGRPAYPACISHLTDHLAAWLERAGLVGVPVLGHSLGGEVIIDLAARYPSHVSALIACAPTGIPENPSVRMQLLRLLRDLPRERLALLWPGLRAYWRCGGVCMVRLARDQEAHMTGPLLGQVRVPTLLLDGLADPVIRSWTVRRIQEVLPDAVVRQIPDAPHALTDTHPRAVAAYTLNFLKDLDL, encoded by the coding sequence GTGCCGCCCGCAGCCGCTCATGCCTCGTACCTGCCGGTCCGGGGACTGAGCACCCACGCCTGGATTCGCGGGCAGGGGAGACCGCTGGTCATCGTGCCGGGCTTGGGCTGCGCGTCGTGGATGTACGCCCGGCTGGGCCGCGAACTGGCTCGGGAACGGCGGGTGTTCGTGTACGATCCGCCGGGCCACGGGTTCAGTGAGGGGCGCCCGGCGTATCCGGCCTGCATCTCGCACCTGACCGATCACCTCGCGGCGTGGCTGGAGCGGGCGGGTCTGGTGGGCGTGCCGGTGCTGGGTCACTCGCTGGGGGGAGAGGTGATCATCGACCTCGCCGCGCGTTATCCGTCGCACGTGTCGGCGTTGATCGCGTGTGCGCCGACCGGGATCCCGGAGAACCCCAGTGTGCGGATGCAGCTGCTGCGGCTGTTGCGGGACCTGCCGCGCGAGCGACTGGCGTTGCTGTGGCCGGGCCTGCGGGCGTACTGGCGGTGTGGGGGTGTCTGCATGGTACGGCTGGCCCGCGACCAGGAGGCCCACATGACCGGCCCGCTGCTGGGGCAGGTGAGGGTGCCGACCCTGCTGCTCGACGGTCTGGCGGATCCGGTGATCCGGTCGTGGACGGTCCGCCGGATTCAGGAGGTCCTGCCGGACGCGGTTGTGCGGCAGATTCCTGACGCTCCCCATGCCCTGACGGATACCCACCCGCGGGCAGTCGCGGCGTACACCCTGAATTTCCTGAAGGACCTTGATCTGTAG